In Gimesia panareensis, the genomic window TTCGCTTTGTAACTGGATGGCAGCCTGACCTGGATGATGATTAGATAGTCCTCGTTCAAGTCAGGATCTTTGGGCACGGTCCAGGCAGTGAAACTGCCCACTGTCACCGCATTACCCATCGGCTTAAATTTAAATTCCCCTCCACCTTCGCCGGACCCATCTCCTTCTGCTTCACCATCTCCTTCACCCAGGTGAACTGAAACATCCGCTTCAATTTCTTTCAGAGCTTCTTCAGTTTCACCAGTCAGATTTTTGATGGGCTGCATTACATTGAATTCGGTTGTTTTACCCCCTGCTTCTTCTTCAATTCGGGTGTCCAGAGGACCGTTGAATGCAAAATTGTCTTCATCTTCCAGGGTGGCAACGGTAGAGAGATGATCGTTCCCCTGCATTCCGCCTACAATCACTATGGCCATGACGGTCAGAATTGTGGCATGAAAAAGGAGCGAAAACAGATATCCGGTTGCCATGAAACCAGCCAGCCAGAAGAGAACCTTTTCCTTAAGTGAAAGTTTCGGTTCTTCATCCTCCAGTAAATCGCGCTCTTCAGCAGACAGCTCGCGATCCCTGAGTCGGTTAACTCGAGCTGCGTCCTTAGCAGGAGGTTCAGAAAACCGTGTTTGGTTCGACATGGACATCGTCGCCGAATGGGAAATACCATTCTGCCACTCTGAAGAAAGTGAGTGGTCAGACGGCTGAGTTTTTTTAATATTCATGGGCTCTGTCTTGCATCACTCAAAGTCATTTCATGCAGACGGCCCGTCTCAGCATACTTTTAACTAAGACTTTCTACGTAGAATTATATAACAGAACTACTGAATTAGAATGCTTTTTTCCGTAGAACACCAGCTTCGCAGACACTCGCGTCCTCTGATTAAGCCTGCCAAAGCCAGTGTACAGGTTTCACTGAATTGCATCCCGAACTTGAATTGCCCCTGATTTCTGGATCCTAAACGAGTACCCGATGCAGCTCCTGTACTGTGGTAATCCCTTCCAGCACCTTAGCTTTCCCGGATTCTTCCATTGTCGTCATGCCTGCTTCAGAGGCCAGTTTTAATATTTCAGACTGAGTCGCTCCCCTGAGTATCGCATCCCTCAATTCTCCGCGAATCCCCAGGGTTTCAAAGATCCCCGTCCGCCCCAGATAGCCCGTCTGGAAACAATGGTCACACCCCGTCCCCCTGGCAATTTTGGAATCGGCCAGTTGATCTGGATTGATTCCCAGATATTCGCAAGCACCTGAGTCAGGCTGAAAAGGTGTTCGGCACTTTTCACAGATACAGCGAACGAGTCTTTGTGAGACAATTCCCTGCAGACTGTCCGTGATAAACATGGAAGGAATTCCGAATTCCCGAAAAACGTCGATCGCAGCAACAGCATCATTGGAATGCAGAGTTGACAGGACTCGAATCCCAGTCAGACCTGCCCGGACAGCAATATGAGCTGTCTCCGAATCTCGGATTTCCCCAACCATGATCACATTCGGATCCTGACGTAAAACTCCACGGAGTGCCTCAGCAAAACTAAAGCCGATTTTGGGATCAATTTGAATCTGGTTGACCCCTTCAATCCGGCGTTCCACAGGATCCTCGATGGTCGCCAGACTCATTTCTGTCTGGTTAAGATAATCCAGGCAGCTGTAAATAGTCGTACTTTTCCCGGAACCGACCGGACCCACACTTAAGATCATTCCGTAAGGTGCATTACAATACTTCGTTATTTCAGAAGTCTGTGACTCATTGAGCCCCAGTTCATTGAAATGTGTAAAACGCTTGTGGTCCGGCATCAGCCGCAGAACGAGCCGTTCTCCGTGAATGGTAGGGCCGGAGCCTACCCGGATGTCACGACGGTTTTGCAGTGTCTGATTATTAATATGACCATCCTGTGCCAGGCGTCGTTCGGTGATATCCATGTTGGCAGCCAGTTTCAGGCGGGAAATCACAGAAGCTGCCGCTTCTTTGGGAAGCTGGATAATGTCATGCAGCATACCGTCGACACGCAACCGGAGGCGTAACCCATCTTCCAGGGGATCCAAATGAATATCGGTTGCCTGTAGCTGAAACGCACGCTCCATTAACAAGTCAACGAGAGGTCCTGGGCCAACGACATCAATCAGTTCCCGCAGCTCGGCCTGGAGTGCCTGTTGCCGCCCTTCATTTTTATTTTCAGTATTCGCAGGAGTATCTGACATGACTCAAATCTTTCTGTCTTAACAACTGTCCTCGGTGAGAGAAAATATGACTGGAAATCTCTGCAGCCAAAGCCACTAAATCAGTTTAAATATACCAAGCCCCCCCAGTATCAGGCTGCTGATTAAAACGACGACCCCCATGATCCGTAAATTTTTCCGACGATCTTTCAGCGCGGTTGCCCCCAGAAGCAGCCCTGCCAGGGAAAATGAAATCGTTGCTCCTAATGCAATTTTCGGATCAAGTGTCAGGAAGTCACTGATATACAACGCGAAACAGGCAACTGCAGAAAGGACTGCAACAATCCCCAGGAGAATTGGCATCGAGAAAGTGCGACGACGTTCGATCCGCTCCTGCCTGGTAGCCTGACTTAAGTGCGCGATGGCCTCTTCTTCTGTGGAAACGATATACCAGACTTTTTTGAGACCAGAGATATTAAGCACTTCTTCAACCATCTCGCTCGTATTCAGAATGGCCGTCTTCCCTCCCTGCTCATCCACCAGTTTCCAGACCTGGATTACAATCGCCACCAGTGAGCTGTTGATATATTCCAGTCTGGTTAAGTCGATAATCACCGTAGGAGACTGCTGATTTTTGACTTCAGACAGCAAAGCATCTCCCAAAGCCTCAAGCTCGTCCCAGGCAGACTCATTCAGTTCAGGTAATAATTGAACTTTGAGATGGTCAGTAACGGCAGTGATATGATACGGAACATCTTCGGTAGCCATGAACCAATCTCCATTTTTTCGATACACGAGGTATCGGAGGGCCCTGTATCTGCTCAATGCTTCCGCATTGAATGCATTAATAGAAGTAGAGTTGTCTCTGGTTCAAAATACCAATGTGACCTGATTTTACCTATTGCAATCTGGACCAAACTACGGGATTTAGTAAGTATTTCCCCAGAAACGACTTTGCTTCATCACAAGTTAACAGATTCCAATAATCATCGTTATACGACGTCCTCCGACAAGAGATCATGCGCACACCCAACAAGGCCAGACACACCATCCAGGGACAAACATTCAGGAGACCTGAGGCCATTCCCATTTAGTATAAGCTGGTTGGTTGTTGTTATGTCAAGTTTTCTGAACATAGCGATTGTATCTGCCAACCAAGTTAGAAAGATCAAACAGTTAAATGCCAGACGGTTAGCCGAATTTCAGTTTGACTCTGCTTTTTGAGCGTATTTATAATAAGGAAACAACCGATTTGATAAACTAGGTTGTTTTTGCGCACAAGCTCTCGTTAGTATCAATTGCTTCCCTTCAGTGAGACAAGATCTGACAGGCTCCAAAGACACATCTGTAAGGGGCATTTCGGAGAATTTTCCAACTTATTTTCTTCAATGAATAAACTGGATAGATTCAGCCGAAAAGTTAGCACATAATGTTTAATAGAAAAGTATCCCCAAACAGACCAGTGTCTTTAGTAATAGACTCAGGAAAACCCCATGACTCGTTTCAGTAAAATCCTGTTAGTGTTGGTACTGGCATCCAGTATCGCCTTTATGGGATTTGCCGCTGCCACTGCTGTTGGTGGTCCCAACTGGCTGCAGGAAAAAGACAAGCTGACCAACTACCTGTTTGAATATCAGCCTGGAGAAAACCCGACCTGGACTGTCAAAACCAGAAGAGGAGGAGAGCAGATCTCTACGTCTCCTGTACTGGCAAAGGTCATCGTTGCTGCCCAGAAGCATCAGATTCAGAAACAAAATGAACAACTGGAACAGATCACCAAAACTATTCCTCCGATGCAAAAAGCAATCGATAACTGGAAAAAAATCAATGAGGTTGACAGTGCAGCCATGATAGTCAAGGCTGACCAGATAAAGCAGCAGATTGCGGCACTGGATAAGGAAATTACCAATCTGGCAAATGAGGGTATTAAAATCGGGCAGCAGACATTGGAAATCAATCAGGAAGCTGCTGAACGCCGTTCCGACGTCTTTCGACTTCAGGATCAGATTGATGAAATCCGCAATGAAAAGTATTTAACACAAGAGCAACAGAAAACGTTGCGTGATTACATCGCAAGAATTGAAGGAAAAGTACACCGGCTCCAGAGACAGAAAATGCTGTTGGAAAAAGCAGTCA contains:
- a CDS encoding GspE/PulE family protein; translated protein: MSDTPANTENKNEGRQQALQAELRELIDVVGPGPLVDLLMERAFQLQATDIHLDPLEDGLRLRLRVDGMLHDIIQLPKEAAASVISRLKLAANMDITERRLAQDGHINNQTLQNRRDIRVGSGPTIHGERLVLRLMPDHKRFTHFNELGLNESQTSEITKYCNAPYGMILSVGPVGSGKSTTIYSCLDYLNQTEMSLATIEDPVERRIEGVNQIQIDPKIGFSFAEALRGVLRQDPNVIMVGEIRDSETAHIAVRAGLTGIRVLSTLHSNDAVAAIDVFREFGIPSMFITDSLQGIVSQRLVRCICEKCRTPFQPDSGACEYLGINPDQLADSKIARGTGCDHCFQTGYLGRTGIFETLGIRGELRDAILRGATQSEILKLASEAGMTTMEESGKAKVLEGITTVQELHRVLV
- a CDS encoding STAS domain-containing protein produces the protein MATEDVPYHITAVTDHLKVQLLPELNESAWDELEALGDALLSEVKNQQSPTVIIDLTRLEYINSSLVAIVIQVWKLVDEQGGKTAILNTSEMVEEVLNISGLKKVWYIVSTEEEAIAHLSQATRQERIERRRTFSMPILLGIVAVLSAVACFALYISDFLTLDPKIALGATISFSLAGLLLGATALKDRRKNLRIMGVVVLISSLILGGLGIFKLI